Genomic segment of Populus nigra chromosome 6, ddPopNigr1.1, whole genome shotgun sequence:
CATGCTAAAGTGACTCAATGCCTTGGGTCAATTGGAGGTGGTGTCTGGTATCTAGGAGTGGCTAAGCCATCGATTGTGGAAACGAAAGAAAATGCAGGGAGTGATGCTATGCAGTCAAAATGCGGTCATTTTTATGCGCCTCCTGCTGTTGATAAAGTCCAGGTTTTCAGAATCTCTGGGTCCAAGTTTATTAAGCTTAATATTGGAACTTGGCATGCGGGGCCATTGTTCAAGCCAGAGACAATGGACTTCTACAACTTGGAATTGAGCGACACCAATGTGAGCCTCTTTCTCTTGTcgagctattttttatttatttttttcactcatCTTCTATGGATGTTCGTTCGCTTCTCATTGTTTTTGTGAGAATTGTTTATGTTTGTGCATGCACGGTGTGTCTGCTAATCGAAGTTGAGTTGTTTTGAGTTTAGCTGTTGAAAGAATGAATCAAAACTAAATGGCCTATTGCCAACTTATCTGGTTTAGCTACTTGGGATAGAACGAGTCAAAAAGGAAAGTTAGAAACCTCAATTGATTCTGATGATTCAATATCGACAGGGTTTCTGTCATTACATTTATGTGCTTCACTAATCAGAATCTGTTTTAACAGAGCTCAACGCCGATTCTAATGATCATAAATTTTCATAGTTGCATGTTTCTTCTTATCTTGCATTCACATATGACTTTGCCCCTTCCTTCAGCTCCACTCTgccctcctttttctttctccctctgTTTGGCTCCCGTGCCTCATAAATCGTTGTGTGCCAGTGATCAAATTGAAACACATGTGATTCATTGAGATCCTTTGAGTTAAAGGTAAGAGTTGAGCTTATTTATCTGCTTCCTTAAAACTTTTGTTAAACTAGGGTATGATAATCCATTCGGTGCTTGTATTTGAAAATCTTCCCTTCAACTCATCCCATTATCTTCTGAagggaaaatttgtgttttataCTTCTGAGATTGGGTTTTGGTATCTTTAATCCATTCCTGGTGTACGTTGTAGAACACCTTCCAGGAGTCCCCCATTTAGCATTTAGGCATGTCAacaatttatgaattttattctgTAAATACGAAGGTATATGAATCAAGGACGTTTTGTGACTTtagtctttctttctttgcagGTGGTGGATCACACAACACACAACTTCAAGCAGCAAGATGGGATTGTTTTTGTAATAGATGACTAATGTATAGGGCGGAAGAACTTAGGGAATCAAGCAGGAAACACGTCTCTGTTGTTGCAATAAATATGCATTCCTAAATTtctggaaaaaaaggaaaggaaagcatTTCTATCTAAGCTCTCAAATTCTATGCATCTCAGGACTTTAAGCTGAAAAATAGGCGATGAACGGTTTCTCTAGCTGTGATGGACTGATGCAATCCATGGCAGGTTCTGAAAGAGTCTGCGGGAATTCATCTTTACTACCAGCAGGCACTTTCAATATCCCCAGGAAAAATACGATTCCATTTACCAGTCAACGAGCGTGGACATCTATGTATTTACGGGACACCAAAAAAGTTGAAGGTTCATGCTTTATCACTAATTTCTGTACCCACCAATCCACAAGATACCTGGTCATAGCAACACAATGACGACGATGCATAGCcaaccttttcaatttcaacccgTTCAAGTTGCTTTTTAAGAATGAAcagatgatgaaaaaaaatgttcaattgGCACGTTTGGAAATTTTGCAAGTGCAGACTCAAGTTCTCACATGCATATGCCAGCATTCATATTTGGAGAGGTTAGCCAAAGAAGAATGAGAATCAGGAAAAATTTCATTCACTGTGGTCTACTAATAGCTCACCCAGGATAAAATAGGTGGTCAATTACAAGAGATCTTCAATTGCAAAAACAATGATTTTACAAATATTCAAATTATGCTACTAATGCATCAAACAGATGATCACTTCATCTAAGAAAACAACAGAGGTCCAGTTGCTAGTCCAGTTGAGTTGCTGACACATTGAAATTGTCTGTGTTGCCGTCAACCCATCATCTGAAAAATTTAACGTCAATAGTCTAAGTAAGAATTCTGCTTGTTAGAAGCATTATACTTTCCATTTGAACCAACATTATCTTTGCATATTTCACACACGCtgctgtaaaaaaaattcagagaaCATTCTCATTGAAATGGGACAAAGAATTGCATTTTTGGTAGATATAAAGCAATTGTATCTGTTATTATATACGTAATATTTGAAGAGATCAAATTCTGTCCCAGTTGATAGTATCAAGCCTGTGACATATTTGAACTCAGCAAAACCCGTGTTGCAGAATACTAGATGCAATAGCGTTAAGAATTTTACCTTGAAAATATCTCCAAACATCCCTTGCAAGGGATTCCTACGTTGTACACCATAGAACAACTCTGCAATTTCATCTAGTCGCTGATCCATAATCCATAATCATGTTAGAATTTGTAGACGCAGAAAAGGTCATCACAAGCCACAAACATCAAGAAAGTTACAGTATCATAAAGAAGAGCAGCAGGAATGGTGCAGAAAAGAAATAGCTAGATAAGAGGTCCATTCTTGAACAACGTGGAAACCAATAACGAAAATTCTAATTAGCCAGAAAATTGCACACCTCGTTGAATGCAGGTTCCCTGTCTATGCTTGACTTGTACTTAGTTCTCAGCATATTGAAAAGAGGTAAAGCATCTCTTTGCAACCTGTGCAGAAAAGAATTTATGGAACTTATTTTACATGGATAGAGAAGACATCTAAAATGATTTGCTTTCCCGGAAAAACTCACAAATGAAGCTGGTTAAAATGGAGTAGCTATTATTCCACTTTAAGGACAGAATTCCAACGAATCCATTTACTAGCAGCATCATATAAAGATGTCTCAAAAGTAACACGAGAATCTTTTAGTCAATTTGAGCATTAAACTCTACACAGTATCCCTGTATGGAGAAAAAATACAACTTACGTTGGCAGAAGATGATTGATGAATTGGATCAAATCTGATCGGTGAAGGTCATGCTCCTTATATTGTGCATGCTTCTTTAACTCATCCATCAGAAAATTAGCATCTCTAAGATTACCCATAGCTAAATACCTATCACAGAGGAGGAAAATTACCAGGTAAGTTGACATTCCACACAACTACAATTACATAATGGGAAAAGGATCGGGAATTGCAGGGTTATGATTGATAtgtcaaataatttttgcattaataAAAGTTAAACCGTAggcaaatattttaatgttttagaagTGTTTACATTAAAATTGCTCGTGCAATAGCCAAATCATCTTCACCAGGATAACACTGCATGGtgaaaaacccatcaaaatactagccaaagaaaaataaaacctacACTTaaaagacatgaaatatggCATCAAATTACTGGATAGTAGATATGCTATTTCTGGTCTGTTCAGCGTGAGATTACAGCAACAATGACTTCTAGATagtaaatgataaataaaacattaaaagttAGCAGATTACATATTGATGCTATAAATCAGACATACTTCATTAatcttatatattaaatataaccaCAAGTCattagccaaaaaaaatacttcatcaACATATGTTATTAATATACAATAACAATGACATTAATGGAACACTATAGATACAATCCACATGAATAATATTCATCTATATAGAATTAGAGAAGACTAACCTTGCCCATAAAATTGACTAAAGTAGATGCAAACTTCTTTGGGTTGTTTCCTCTAACAAAATGATATGATACTCTAGTCATGTCCTGTACATAAGTAGCATATAGCAGTGACCACATCAACATCACATAGAAATGATCTATAAAATCACATCAGGCATAATATGGACCTCCATATTCCATATCACCACTTACACAGTGCATAGTGAGAAAATATTAGGGTAACTTCAAAGGCATAATGAAAATTTGGTAACCAGAAAAAGAAAGTCCACTGGATCTGCCAAAGCAGGTTAGAGCTGGAAACAGCCATCCAGAATCAAATGAATTGGAAACACGATATCATTGCTAAAATAATTGTAAGAACCTAAAAGAAATAGCATCTTCTCTCAGTGagccaaagaaaaataatccaaCCAAGAGCTGACCCCAGTAGCAATTATTTACTAACAAATCATTTCAACCAAAAGTTTATAGCAAACTTTGACCTCAGACCTACCAGCTCAGGAGATTCAGAATAAACATATTCCGCTAGCATAACATGTAGTTCTGGAGAGCCATTCCTATGAGCTCCAAACTCTGCAGACCACCTGAAAACAAAATAGCTCAACATCAACAAGGCAGTTAATTGCAGTGCCACAGGAAACAATTAAAGATGTGGAGACCCACATAAACACATTGCACCTTTTTCCTCTCataggttttgttttaattcatcACACCTTCCCAGCCCTTTCTCATGATACTCTCTGTCTCATACACTTATTTACTCCACACATTATTTGCCCCCTGTCAAATCCTCCCATTATTTTGTCTCTCTGGATGAGAAAAATGTGAAGCTCAAATGCTCCAAAACACCCTCATAAACACCTGTTCCACAACGATAACAGCTTCCCCagcccaaaaaataaaaccaacccCGGATGGCCCACATTAAATGGGATCTATACATGAATTCAAAAAGGGTATCATGGGTTTTGGTGCCaagaaaactaaagaaataAGATAGAGAGGCCTTTTTACTACATACACCCTCATACCACCAACAAGGGCTCTACAGTCCAATCTAACAACTACAGAAGAGATAAAGGAGGCAAAATACCATCTTAAAATATTCCACAAAAGCACGTGTATTGGAggtattataaataaaagcacGTTGCAATTTccaaaagagtaaaaaaacaagacaagatATCTCACTTGATAGCAGCTTTTAAGAATGACAGGCAGCAGTCTACACGTATTTTTGCAGCCCCAAGGGCTTCATTGAGTTGTTGCATATCTTCGTCCTCTCCCAAGTCTTGTGGCAAAGGTATCTGAGGAAATGTCTTGTAGATTTTTCTAATGCAATCTAAGATAGATATTCAGTCATGATAAATAATGGAcattgttaaaaatctaaataagcAGCAGCATGGCTGTGCAAAAATGTGAGACATGacaattgaaaatcaaacaatGCACTCTCCCTAAGTTATTTTCAATATCCATATAAACCCTAAAATTTCAGTTACCAGAACAGATTGAGGAagattttttccccttttttgaGATGTTGGAGCAAGGGAGAAATAGAAAGCATTAAGAATCATTCCATGGCATAGAAAATAGACCAAGGGAAAGTTTGAAAGCATTATAAGCCATATCAAAAAGAATATACTAACCAAGTACACCATCATCATAAGGAACTTTTGCTTTAACAAGCATCTCCACATAGATCACAGCAAGCTCCGACCCACAAGTAACCTGAAATTGGTTTGTTATGGAATGAATTCTAATTCTAGAAGTATGAGAATAGTCTAGAATCCAGCAATATATTCCATCATGCACAATTAGTAATGCTTTCTTTTTCTGCCATTGTATGTACACGTTATACAGATATCCTGGTcagaaaccaacaaaaaaaagaagagtaaaTAATCTAGTTAATGGAATGACAGGTGTAGCATGGAACAGCCATGGCCTGACTTTTTCAATTGTAGAAGATTGCTTTTCAGGCCAAGAAATCCATAGCTAACATTCCAACCCCACTTCAGTTGGACCATTACATCAATTATGCAAAGTTGTATCTCAGCTTAGAGGAAGCTATGCAGTTGTATATCCATGTATTTGAAagcaagaacataaaaaaatttcaaataaattgacAGATGATGCAATTGCTAGTAGTCAGCTGTTTTGATGTGCTTCTTCCATTCCAATACCCCTACTACCCATCCACCCTTGACATCAATCCACTTTAGTTAACAGAGATCTAATGAATGTTCCTATCATATCAGACTTTACCGTTTATGTTCTCATACTCATCCTGCAACCAGTCAGACAGAGCATAAACCAACCATCAGCTCATGAAGACAACTTGGATATGCTAGCATCCAgctgaaatatttttctttaacaggCCAAATTTCATATTCCCATTGGCttctatttaataatattattatacaaAATGGCCAAAATCACCTGACAGAAATAGCAACAATGGAATTGAAAGAGAATAACCTGGCCATTTTTCAGTTGGAGGCATGCTCCCGAGTGAAGAATGTCCAGAGCTTCAGAATGTCTTTGAGCTGATACGTATCTGTAACAAAGTAAGTTTTAATATCATAACAAAGAATGATCTCAGAAGAACACATATGGGAACAAGTTTAAATATCCATTTGCGTAAATCTGCCCCGGTTGTGTACCATAGCAAAATCACGCTTATATTCAACTCTAGTTAGACTTGGTAAATTCAAATACCATAGGTTGCACAAGCATCGGTAAAGCAAGATTAACTTGacgaaaaataaaatacacaatAAAATGAATACCTTGCACTGATAGACTTGTACATCTGCTGAGCTCCATAGTAATTACCCTCATTTATCACATTCTCCAATTTCTTAATATTCTACAATTGACACCACAAACACAACGTAAAGCCATTAGAAACCTCTTCTTCCTtggacaaaaaaagaagaagcaaacaaACCCCGCATCAAATATAAGAGATCACAAGCTTTCAAATTCTTTCAATCCAGTTTTCTTAGCTGATATCTGATTTGATAATTTAGaatcaaaatattatccttCCATTGTCAACCTCACTTTCAACATAATATATCAATACAACTAATCAAAGCAACAAAATCACAAACCCAATTTTCTCTGCATCCAAACGTAAGTTTAAAGGTTAGTTTCCTAATTCAATTACCTCTTCAGCAGAAGGGAGTGGAGCCCTCCTTGGTCTTTCTCGCGACATGTTGTCTCCCTCCTCTTCTTCACAGACAGATCCAATTCAGTTGTTAACGAAGACGGACCCTTTCTGTTTTGTTACATTATGGGCCTATATGGGGCCCATAAATGAGCTATAACACTTGAGCCATAAGGCTCAGTAAGAAAATCCCTTGAGATTGAATATTTTAGCactttggttaaaaaatattttaatttttaatattttaaaattaaaaataatttttaaaaaataaaaaatattattttaatatattttaaaataaaaaaaaaactttaaaaaataaaccctactgtatttttaaatatttttttggaattccTCAACTTTATCAGTAACCAAACACAGGttcaagatttgaatttttgtgGAAATTAGTTCCAAATAATTACAAGCTTCAAATGTATACAGGGATCTTCTCAAATCTGTCAACAAACACATAGGAAAAAAAGGCTACAAGAAGCATTTTGGAGATTATATAACACAGGAGTTTAGAGAGAATTGCAATGTTTTAGACCGATCTTCTGTTCTGCAAAAACTCAAGCTTGCTCGTGATTACACTTTCTTATTCAACAGCGTGCAGCATCACAAGGTAATTACATTACCAATTGGCAtctaatgttttgattttttgaatattgtatGATTAAGTTTTTGTCTTTACCTTGTCAAGAGTGAATATGATTTCGTTTTTGGCTCAAGTTTgatgataatttattataattttacatttttcttGATATCTTTGAAAGAGGGGCAAAATCCAATTGTGAGTTTTGCTCATTTTGTACTTCTAGTTAGTGCAAGCTAGCTTTTTGAGTGAAGTCACTTGGAGTGTGATATATGCAACAGACCCTTCACCAGGCAACCACGACATGCACGCAGACCACCTTTACCATGCAACCACGACATGCACCACGTTCGTGGATCATGTGCTGACATGTCACAGTTAGTTAGTTTTAAGTGATGCAAATAATTAGTGGGGTTAGTGCCCTGCTTTTCGTTATACGCAGAATGTGTGTGGGAATCATGCACCGATTATTTCTGCCATTATTTCCATTTCATTGTATCAGTTGTTTTATTCATTCATTAGTTGGCTATAAAAAAGTTATCTGAAGTGTAAGGAGGGATATGAATTAATTATGCAAAACTCTCTTCTCTGTTTCTCATTCTgccaattcttcttcttttcttaaattACATTtatcaattggtatcagagcctctcATTTCCATGGAGACTAGAAACAAAAGCAATACTGAGTTTCGCAACGAGGTCACTGAAGCCTTGGCTCAGCATGAGTCTCAATTTGATCTTCTTAAAACCCAACATGAATCTCGTTTCGATCTCCTGAACACCAATATGACTCAAGTTACCTCATCCCTCCCAAACCTCCAAAACACCATCAATGAATTACAAACTTTGTCATTACGTCACAGTTCCAATCAACAAACCATTATCCAAGATGTCAATTCTTTCACCAAGGGAGAAACTTCCCAAAAGGGTCGACAACCAGTATCTGCTTGTTCCTTTACAAGTACTGGTTTTGACAGGAGTCATCAACAGCTCAAACTGTCATTTCCAAAATTCAGTGGTGATGATCCAACAGGTTGGGTTTATAAGGCAGAGCAATTATTTAAGTTTCAGAACATTGCGAATGATCAAAGAGTGCAACTCGCTTCCTTCCACCTGGAGGGATTAGCTTTGCAGTGACACCGTTGGCTGACTAAATACAAGGGCACACTCACCTGTCGTGAATTTACAGTAGCACTCCTCCAATGTTTTGGTCTGACTGAGTATGAGGATCCCTCTGAAGCTTTAACTCGTTGCAGACAAGTCACAACAGTAGCAGCGTACCAAGAAGCTTTCGAAGGGCTATCACATCGTGTGGATGGGTTACCAGAACCATTCTTGGTTGGATGTTTCATTGCAGGACTTCGGGATGATATCCGTCTAGATGTCAAAATTAAACAGCCGAAGACTCTAGGAGACACCATTGGAGTTGCTCGTCTGGTGGAGGAACGTAATCTCCTGCAACGAAAAGGTAACACTTTTGTGCGATCACCTGCCATTTCTCGTCCTCTGCCAACCACCAACAGTGGTGTATTGGGACCACCACCGGCATCCAAACCAGTCAGCACCACCGCTCCATCCTTATTTAGACGGATAACAAACCAGGAAGCTTGTGAAAGACGTGAGAAGGGCCTTTGTTTCTATTGTGATGAA
This window contains:
- the LOC133697676 gene encoding protein GET4-like; protein product: MSRERPRRAPLPSAEENIKKLENVINEGNYYGAQQMYKSISARYVSAQRHSEALDILHSGACLQLKNGQVTCGSELAVIYVEMLVKAKVPYDDGVLDCIRKIYKTFPQIPLPQDLGEDEDMQQLNEALGAAKIRVDCCLSFLKAAIKWSAEFGAHRNGSPELHVMLAEYVYSESPELDMTRVSYHFVRGNNPKKFASTLVNFMGKCYPGEDDLAIARAILMYLAMGNLRDANFLMDELKKHAQYKEHDLHRSDLIQFINHLLPTLQRDALPLFNMLRTKYKSSIDREPAFNERLDEIAELFYGVQRRNPLQGMFGDIFKMMG
- the LOC133697677 gene encoding uncharacterized protein LOC133697677; this encodes MEISGKSKPQPVNMKAVKPIEATPESFKEYGQVIEASPDGEEFGPKDAQLNLSQGIPRFYIMKLEKRSLKFSTITHHAKVTQCLGSIGGGVWYLGVAKPSIVETKENAGSDAMQSKCGHFYAPPAVDKVQVFRISGSKFIKLNIGTWHAGPLFKPETMDFYNLELSDTNVVDHTTHNFKQQDGIVFVIDD